The Sulfolobus acidocaldarius DSM 639 genome has a window encoding:
- the endA gene encoding tRNA-intron lyase, with protein MIQGEILGDKVLINDVEKAKEIYKLGYYGKPLDITKPKSPEDIKKPLILSLIEALYLSKKKIIEVIRDGKVIDDALLYKIGMENIPRFELLYTVYEDLREKKFVVRSGMKYGADFAIYTVAPGLEHAPYLVIAIDEEQEISPNEILGFGRVSHSTRKNLILSIVNQRNRSIRYIMFKWLKL; from the coding sequence ATGATCCAAGGGGAAATATTAGGAGATAAAGTGCTAATTAATGATGTAGAGAAAGCTAAAGAAATATACAAGCTGGGATATTACGGCAAACCACTAGATATAACAAAGCCTAAAAGCCCTGAAGACATAAAAAAACCTCTTATTCTATCTCTTATAGAAGCCCTGTATCTCTCAAAAAAGAAAATTATAGAGGTTATAAGAGATGGTAAAGTGATCGATGACGCACTCTTATACAAAATCGGGATGGAGAATATACCCAGGTTTGAATTATTATATACTGTATATGAGGATTTAAGAGAGAAGAAGTTTGTGGTCAGGTCGGGGATGAAGTATGGTGCTGATTTTGCAATTTATACAGTAGCGCCTGGTCTTGAACATGCGCCGTATCTCGTAATAGCAATAGACGAAGAACAAGAGATTTCACCGAATGAAATTCTAGGTTTCGGAAGGGTTTCGCATAGTACTAGAAAAAATTTAATCCTATCTATTGTGAATCAAAGGAATAGGAGCATAAGGTACATAATGTTTAAATGGTTGAAATTATAA
- a CDS encoding UbiX family flavin prenyltransferase: MGERLAEESRTTERSKEKRRNVVVGISGASGVIYGIRTVKTLNNLGYDQEIIISNGAIKVAEKECGLDLVSTISKFVDGKIYREEEIDAPPSSSSHVVKSLGMVVVPCSIKTLAEISNGLSSNLISRTALNFLRIKGKLVLVLRETPLGAVELRNALRVTNAGAIVLPASPGFYHNPKTFDDLVNFIVGKILDMLGIENNLYKHWDTSSKTDQRPCDQVS; encoded by the coding sequence GTGGGTGAGAGATTGGCTGAAGAGTCAAGAACAACAGAGAGGAGCAAAGAAAAAAGGAGGAATGTTGTAGTAGGCATATCAGGTGCTAGTGGAGTAATTTATGGTATAAGAACAGTAAAAACTTTGAATAATTTAGGCTACGATCAAGAAATTATTATCTCGAATGGTGCTATAAAAGTAGCTGAAAAAGAATGTGGTTTAGATTTAGTTTCTACAATTAGTAAATTTGTAGACGGTAAAATATATAGGGAGGAAGAAATAGATGCTCCACCCTCTAGTTCTAGTCATGTGGTTAAATCTCTGGGAATGGTTGTAGTTCCTTGTAGCATTAAGACTCTTGCGGAAATATCTAATGGTTTATCTTCTAATTTAATATCTCGTACAGCCTTAAACTTTCTACGAATTAAGGGTAAATTGGTATTAGTTTTGAGAGAAACTCCCCTAGGGGCTGTAGAGCTAAGGAACGCTTTAAGGGTAACTAATGCAGGTGCAATAGTATTACCTGCATCACCCGGATTTTACCATAATCCAAAAACCTTTGATGATTTAGTGAATTTTATAGTGGGAAAAATCTTAGATATGCTTGGAATAGAGAATAACTTGTATAAACATTGGGATACTTCTTCTAAAACAGATCAACGTCCTTGCGACCAAGTTTCTTAG